Proteins from a single region of Canis aureus isolate CA01 chromosome 26, VMU_Caureus_v.1.0, whole genome shotgun sequence:
- the SAMD10 gene encoding sterile alpha motif domain-containing protein 10 isoform X3 yields the protein MFTELRTKLSPPRGRAGAVRAGFGERRDVDATAHFSFCRTLLEHTVSAESIPCHLPRTPGTSLTWHDSRSQRAAGGRPVKLLQQPGTEAPQGRIYSDHYGLYHTSPSLGGLTRPVVLWSQQDVCKWLKKHCPHNYLVYVEAFSQHAITGRALLRLNGEKLQRMGLAQEAQRQEVLQQVLRLQVREEGRSLQLLSQASFGNAS from the exons ATGTTCACGGAGCTGAGGACCAAGCTGAGCCCCCCGCGAGGCCGCGCCGGGGCTGTGCGCGCCGGCTTCGGGGAGCGCCGGGATGTGGACG CCACTGCACACTTCAGCTTCTGCCGAACCCTCCTGGAGCACACGGTGTCCGCTGAGAGCATCCCCTGCCACCTGCCTCGGACGCCAGGCACCAGCCTCACATGGCACGACTCCCGTAGCCAGAGGGCCGCTGGTGGCCGGCCGGTCAAGCTCCTGCAGCAGCCTGGCACAGAGGCCCCCCAG GGCCGGATATACTCTGACCACTATGGCCTGTACCACACGAGTCCCTCCCTGGGCGGCCTGACGCGGCCTGTGGTCCTGTGGAGTCAGCAGGACGTGTGCAAGTGGCTCAAGAAGCACTGTCCCCACAACTACCTCGTCTACGTGGAGGCCTTCTCCCAGCACGCCATCACAG GCCGGGCGCTGCTGCGGCTGAACGGGGAGAAGCTGCAACGGATGGGGCTGGCGCAGGAGGCACAGCGACAAGAGGTGCTGCAGCAGGTGCTACGCCTGCAGGTGCGCGAGGAGGGGCGGAGCCTGCAGCTGCTCAGCCAAG CCTCCTTTGGAAACGCGTCCTAG
- the SAMD10 gene encoding sterile alpha motif domain-containing protein 10 isoform X1, with translation MRNPSCSLKHGRCAQKRKDAPRPSALGWAGYTGPFLRTSFLSLGAWGPPIGKRGLVFKGRWVEQGVGLQRDDPLAPALTALTRRPCPAATAHFSFCRTLLEHTVSAESIPCHLPRTPGTSLTWHDSRSQRAAGGRPVKLLQQPGTEAPQGRIYSDHYGLYHTSPSLGGLTRPVVLWSQQDVCKWLKKHCPHNYLVYVEAFSQHAITGRALLRLNGEKLQRMGLAQEAQRQEVLQQVLRLQVREEGRSLQLLSQASFGNAS, from the exons ATGCGGAACCCCTCGTGCTCCCTAAAGCACGGCCGGTGCGCCCAGAAGAGGAAGGATGCTCCCAGGCCATCAGCTTTGGGCTGGGCGGGCTACACAGGACCGTTCTTGCGCACTTCCTTCCTGTCCCTGGGGGCTTGGGGCCCCCCGATTGGGAAAAGGGGCCTCGTGTTCAAGGGAAGATGGGTTGAGCAGGGAGTTGGTTTGCAGAGAGACGATCCTCTGGCCCCGGCCCTGACCGCCCTGACCAGGCGCCCATGCCCCGCAGCCACTGCACACTTCAGCTTCTGCCGAACCCTCCTGGAGCACACGGTGTCCGCTGAGAGCATCCCCTGCCACCTGCCTCGGACGCCAGGCACCAGCCTCACATGGCACGACTCCCGTAGCCAGAGGGCCGCTGGTGGCCGGCCGGTCAAGCTCCTGCAGCAGCCTGGCACAGAGGCCCCCCAG GGCCGGATATACTCTGACCACTATGGCCTGTACCACACGAGTCCCTCCCTGGGCGGCCTGACGCGGCCTGTGGTCCTGTGGAGTCAGCAGGACGTGTGCAAGTGGCTCAAGAAGCACTGTCCCCACAACTACCTCGTCTACGTGGAGGCCTTCTCCCAGCACGCCATCACAG GCCGGGCGCTGCTGCGGCTGAACGGGGAGAAGCTGCAACGGATGGGGCTGGCGCAGGAGGCACAGCGACAAGAGGTGCTGCAGCAGGTGCTACGCCTGCAGGTGCGCGAGGAGGGGCGGAGCCTGCAGCTGCTCAGCCAAG CCTCCTTTGGAAACGCGTCCTAG
- the SAMD10 gene encoding sterile alpha motif domain-containing protein 10 isoform X2, producing the protein MRNPSCSLKHGRCAQKRKDAPRPSALGWAGYTGPFLRTSFLSLGAWGPPIGKRGLVFKGRWVEQGVGLQRDDPLAPALTALTRRPCPAATAHFSFCRTLLEHTVSAESIPCHLPRTPGTSLTWHDSRSQRAAGGRPVKLLQQPGTEAPQGRIYSDHYGLYHTSPSLGGLTRPVVLWSQQDVCKWLKKHCPHNYLVYVEAFSQHAITGRALLRLNGEKLQRMGLAQEAQRQEVLQQVLRLQPPLETRPSCCLKLEPQTPAL; encoded by the exons ATGCGGAACCCCTCGTGCTCCCTAAAGCACGGCCGGTGCGCCCAGAAGAGGAAGGATGCTCCCAGGCCATCAGCTTTGGGCTGGGCGGGCTACACAGGACCGTTCTTGCGCACTTCCTTCCTGTCCCTGGGGGCTTGGGGCCCCCCGATTGGGAAAAGGGGCCTCGTGTTCAAGGGAAGATGGGTTGAGCAGGGAGTTGGTTTGCAGAGAGACGATCCTCTGGCCCCGGCCCTGACCGCCCTGACCAGGCGCCCATGCCCCGCAGCCACTGCACACTTCAGCTTCTGCCGAACCCTCCTGGAGCACACGGTGTCCGCTGAGAGCATCCCCTGCCACCTGCCTCGGACGCCAGGCACCAGCCTCACATGGCACGACTCCCGTAGCCAGAGGGCCGCTGGTGGCCGGCCGGTCAAGCTCCTGCAGCAGCCTGGCACAGAGGCCCCCCAG GGCCGGATATACTCTGACCACTATGGCCTGTACCACACGAGTCCCTCCCTGGGCGGCCTGACGCGGCCTGTGGTCCTGTGGAGTCAGCAGGACGTGTGCAAGTGGCTCAAGAAGCACTGTCCCCACAACTACCTCGTCTACGTGGAGGCCTTCTCCCAGCACGCCATCACAG GCCGGGCGCTGCTGCGGCTGAACGGGGAGAAGCTGCAACGGATGGGGCTGGCGCAGGAGGCACAGCGACAAGAGGTGCTGCAGCAGGTGCTACGCCTGCAG CCTCCTTTGGAAACGCGTCCTAGCTGCTGCCTGAAGCTTGAACCCCAGACCCCAGCACTGTGA